TATACTATGACGTCGGCTTGTTGTATGAGGCGTAGCCCCTTCACCGTTATAAGCTCGGGGTCACCAGGCCCGGCGCCGACTACGTATACGCGTCCCCCTCTACACTCTCTGACCAAAACTGGCCAGCACCCCGCTCCTAGGACTCTAGGACCCCCGGGACAGGAGGGCTAGAGAGTGATACCCGCCGAGGCTGCTTTGGCCCTTAGCTCTAGGGCGGCGTCTATGCCGAGCTGTGCCGGCCTCTCCGGGTCGCCCTCCACGGTGACGTCTACCCTCTTGCTGCCGTCCGGCGACGCTACTGCAGCGTGTATGTAGAGTATGCCTTTTTCTATCCAGGCGTAGGCTCCTAGCGGGGTGTGGCAGCCGCCTCCCGCGTATGCTAGGAAGGCTCTCTCAGCCCTAGCCATTGTCATGGCTTCTTCGTCGGTCGCGTCCTCGAGCAGCGGTAGTATGTCGCCGCGGCTGTATAGGGTGTAGACTCCTAGTATCCCCTGGCCAGGCGCTGGAGGCAGTACGTCGGGCGGTATACGCCAGTACTCTATGTCTAGGCCTAGCCGCTGGAGCCCTGCTTCAGCGAGTATTATGGCATCGTACATTCCCTGCTGTAGCTTGCGCAGCCTCGTGTCAACGTTGCCGCGCAGCGGCTTGAACACGAGGTCGCTGCGGACCCGCTTCAGCATGGCGACACGCCGGGCGCTCGACGAGCCGACTACTGCGCCGGCTGGTAGGTCCCATATCGTTTTGGGGCTCCCGCGGGTGACAAGCACGTCGAAGGGCGAGGCTCGGGGCGGCGTCATTGCTAGTACGAGGCCGGGGCTAACCTCACTCGGCACGTCCTTGAGGCTGTGTACTGCTATGTCTGCCCGGCCTTCTAGTACTGCTAGGTTTACCTCCTTCTCGAATAGCCCCTTACCGCCTATCATCGTGAAGGGCTTGTCCTGGTGTATATCACCTCGTGTCTTGACTATTACTAGCTCGAACTCTACCTCGGGGTGCCGCTTCCTGATCTCGTTGAGCGCGAGCTGGGTCTGGGCCAGGCTTAGCTTGCTACCTCGGGTCGCTACTCGTATCTTCATTGCTCCCGGAGCCTCTTAAAAGCGTCTTCAAGTGCTGTTATGGTTTCCTCAACGACCTCGGCTGTGTGGGCAGCGCTTGTGAAGATTGCCTCCATCTGGCTCGGCGCTATGAAGACGCCGCGGCTTAGCAGCTCCTGGTGCAGCTCGTTGTACATCTCGCGGTTGCTTCTGGCAGCATCCTCTGGCGACGCGACCTCACCGTCTACGAAGAACACCTGGAACATGTTCTCGACATAGTTGACCGTAGCCTTTATACCGTAGCGGCTGATTAGGTCCTCTACTGTCTTAGCTAGCTTGGAGGCTGCCTCACGGGCTACCCGGTAGGGTTCGCCGGTTTCAAGCACCTCTATCGTGGCCAGTCCTGCCGCCATAGTTACCGGGTGCGCGTTGAACGTACCAGCATTGAACACTTTGCCACTAGGCGTGAAGTTCTCCATTATCTCGCGCGGGCCGGCCACAACCCCTATTGGGAAGCCACCGCCTACTATCTTTCCGAGTGTTGTTATGTCGCCGCGTACACCATAGTACTCCTGGGCGCCGCCCAGGCCTAGGCGGAACCCGGTGATGACCTCATCCATTATGAGGAGCGCGCCATACTGGTCGGCTAGCTCTCTTAGACCCTTTAGGAACCCGGGCTTAGGCGGTATGACTCCCGCGTTGCCGGCGACCGGCTCGACTATTATGGCTGCTACCTGGTCGCCATGCTTCTTCATTATCTTCTCTACGCTCTCTACGTCGTTGAAGCGGGCTATTAGTGTTAGTTTTGCCACCTCCTCGGGCACGCCTAGGCTCGAGGGGACACCGTACTCTGCTGCCGCGCTACCAGCGCCCACAAGCACTGCATCGTGAGCACCGTGGTAGCAGCCGTTGAACTTCACTATGTACTTGCGGCCGGTGTAGCCTCTAGCAAGCCGTATAGCCGCCATTGTAGCCTCGGTACCGCTATTGACGAACCTCACCATGCCGCCTTGGTGGTAGTACTTGAGTATCTTCTTGGCAAGCTTTATCTCCAGCTCGGCCGGAGTGCCGTAGGCCCAGCCCCGCTCCAGCTGCTCCTTGACGGCTTCTAGTACACGGGGGTGGCGGTGCCCGAGGAACATGGGGCCATAGGCTAGCACATAGTCGATGAGTCGCTCCCCGTCAACCGTGTAGAGGTAGGGGCCTTCGGCCCGGCTAACGTAGAAGGGGTAGGGCTTTACGGCCGCACGTATAGGGCTGTTAACGCCCCCAGGAAACAGGTTTAGGGCCTCCTCGTAAAGCTTCCTGCTCTCCTCGCCGGGCAAGAATGGAGCACCCTCGTGTTTAGCGAAGTTGACTATTATAGAGCATTAAATTAGCTTGGCCCGGCTCCTTTCAGGGGCTCACTCGCTGTTCCCGTGTAGCCAAAGACGCTATCGCATCCCCGGAGGCTGCATCACCGCCCCCTAGGCCTCTGCAGACGAAGGCAAGGGAGTGCCTCCGGGGCCTCCTGGGGAGACACCTAGGGGGCTCGTGCCCCGTGACCCACAGCTCATCCAAGCAGCCCGGCCAGAACTACCACTGGGCGAGAGGGCCAAATTATAGCTAGGGCTGAAGTCACACACTTGTTTCGCGCAATCAGCCGCGGCGACTGCAGAGGAGATGAACAGGACACGGTACCAGTGGGAAAGACAGCAGATGAGAAGCGTGCCACTCAGCTTTAAAAACGCTGTAGCTGCTAGTTCGTGTACGGTCTCGGCGCTACTTCTCCTTCTTCTTCTTGGCGCCGCCTCCGCCGCCCTTACCCTTAGGCTCTATGAACTCCTTGAAGTACCAGCCGTGGGCACGCTTTATGTGCTCTAGAAGCGCCTTTCTACGGTACATGCCCTTGCCGCAGACGGGGCACGGCCTAGCGCCGACCACCGTTTGTCCCCGGGCACCAACCCCTGGAGCTGCGGGGGTTAAGGCTAGTTCTCTCCAGGGCTAGCCGCTGCGAGTATGGCTCTACGGGTCTTCTCGAGCACGTTTGGCGGCACCACCGCCAGGAAGGGGGCCATGTACTTGTGCTTCGCGGCCTCGAGGAGTACTTCTCTGCTTCCGCCAGCCTCTAGATACCCGCTGGCTATCATACGGGCTCTCTCGGGCCCGTTGCGCGGCGCGTACAGGAGGGAGTAGTAGCACGCGACAGCCACGTCCCATGCCGCGTCCTGGACGCCATTGATCTCCCGCGCCTGCTCGAGGTCAACTATGTAGAGTCTCTCACCGTCGTAGACGAAGTTGCTGGGATTAGCATCCCATAGAGCGACGCCGCTACTATGCAGGCGGGCTAGCAGCTGGCCTGCCTCGCGGTACGGCTCCGGGACGGGTTCCCGCTGCAGCATAGCCACGAGGTCTACGCCTTCAATGTAGCTGTATGCCGCCTGGCGGCGCCTTGGGTCTATGAGCAGCGGCTGTGGCACGTTGAATCCGCGCTCGTCTAGAAGCCTGTTGTAGTAGTACTCGGCGTTTAGCCTCGCGAGTGCGCGGAGCCGTGGACGGGGCAGGGGCAGTGAGGCTATGGAGGCTGCAAGCCACTTCACCGCCGTTATGTCTATGTACCTCTTGACTACTGCTGGCCGGAAGCCCCCGGCCTCCACGGTCCTAACACTCCTTATGATGCCTTTACGGCTGAGCTTCACGCTGCGTAGAAGCCTCTTGACGCCGGTTATAGCGTAGAGCTGCTCTTCAAACTGGATAAGCTTAGTGGCTACGCGTGCAGCATCTAGCCGGACCAGGAGTAGCGGGTCACGTGTTAACGGGTGTGGTTTACGGCTTATACTCTCAATTATGAGTGTCTGGGGGATAGCCTGGAGCAGGGATAGCGATACCTGCGAGGCAATATTGCCCAGAAGCTGCGCCACCTTAGGCGCCCCGCCTAGCTGTTGGACGAGCCTCAGCCTCTGGCCGGGCTCATTGTCCACGAGTCTGGCTGGAAGCCAGACGCCGCTAGCCCCAAGCTCGCGTAGTGCTACATCCTGTACTATTCTCCGTAGCCAAGTATAGTAGTCTCCACGCCGCAGCGCATTACCATAGACTGTGCGTAGCCAGGGGTAGATACGCTGGAGGCGGGCCATCCGAGCAACAACTGGATATATGTCGGCAATCAGCAAGCGCTCATAGCTCTTATGGAAGAGCCTCCTTAGCCTACTTACCTCTTCGCGGAGTAGTCTGGCTATGTACTTCACTAGCAGCTCGTTATACACGTTCTCGTCGCCTTCGATGTAGGCTGGCTTTAGAAGCAGTATCGAGGCCAGAGCCTCTCCGAGCAGAGACTCCTCCACATCAGCGGCCACTATGTCTAGCTGTACTACAGCCTCTAGCCTACCTGCATGGCCTTCTATACAGCTTCGCTCTCTACCCAGCCCGAGAACTAGTCGGAGGCCCGGCAGGTCGTAGACGAGCTGGACTATTGCAGTACACTCTCCCTTCAAGAGCATCTCCCTTTGCCCCTAGCAGTTACCCACAAGCGTCTTCGCACAGCCTAGCTGCCTCCAGGAGTCCATACGCCAGGGCTGCTAGCCCGGCCTTCTTATGGGCTAGGCGCAGCCCAGCCGTACCTCAGCCAGCCCTCCCGGCAGCAAGCCCTCTTTCAGCGGCACTCAGTAACTGCTACACGGGGGCATAGATCATGCACAGCAACCTATGCATATACTACGACCCCGTGTTTAAGCTTCACAAGCCGCCACACGGCTTCCACCTAGAGTCGCCGGAGAGACTAGATACGGCCATCAGAGGTCTACGCGACTCGCGCATTTGGGATACTGCAGAACACTACACGATACCTCGTAGAGGAGACGAGCTGAGCATGTTCAGGGAGGTGCATAGCCCGGAGTACATAGAGAGTGTACTAGAGCTCGCGGGCCGTGGCGGCGGCTACATAGACCCCGACACCTACGTCTCGCCAGCCACACCGCTAGCTGTGTCTAGCTATGCCGCCGCCGTCCTCGATGCAGCCGAGAAGCTGCTAAACGGTGACTGCAGGGTAGCCCTAGTACTTGGAAGGCCTCCCGGCCACCACGCTGGCTACTTTGGCAGGGCCATGGGGGCTCCCACGCTAGGCTTCTGCGTATTCAATATCACCGCTCTAGCCGCCGTCACGCTGCGTAAGCTCGGCTATGAGACCGCTGTAATAGATATTGACCTGCACCACGGGAATGGGACCCAGGATATACTCTACGACAAGCCTATATTCCACATAGATGTGCACCAGGATCCCTCAACAATATACCCTGGCACCGGCTGGCCATGGCAGCTGGGAGACGGCGAGGGGAGTGGAACGAAGCTCAACATACTAGTACCACCCGGCTCAGGGGACGACGTGTATGTCGAGCTCCTGCAGAAGGCGCTGGATATGTACCGGTCTCTCGCACCAACAGCAGACATACTCATCGTTGACGCGGGGCTTGATGCGTACAGGGGCGACGGCCTTGGCGCACTTCATCTCACGACTACGAGCTACCACTCCATGGGTAAGATGATATCCGGCATAGGAGCTCCTATACTAGTAGTGCTGCAAGGCGGCTATAGTAGCGGCCTGTATCACGCCCTACCCGCCCTACTGGCTGGCTTGGTGGGCTGGCCTAACCCCTTCCCCGAGACCCCGTCGAGGACAGAGTCCTCCGTGAGGGCTAAGGCACTTGCATACCTAGAAGAGTTGATAGATTATATGGGATTAGCCTAGGGACACAACCGACGCGGCTCTATCCAAAAACCAACCCCGGCATGTGATAGTTCTGGGGTGAGTTCATGTCTAATCTCTTGCAAACTCGTGTATTATCCCAAGGCCTGCAAGCGTCATTACGAAGTCCAGTATGTCTCTTGCAGATATCATCCCCAGGGGCTTACCATCCTCACCGACAACCGGTATGTGGCGGATATTTGCGTCGCGCATCTTCTTTATCACTACAACTATGTCCTCGTCAGGCTTCACTGTTATCGGGTCCTCGGTCATTATCTCCCATGCCTGTTTCGTGTTCGGGTCCCAGCCCTCGGAGCACGCAAATACTAGGTCATGCTCCGTTATTATACCGCGTAGCCTCCCTTCCTCGTCTACAACTAGTACGCTTCCGACGCGCTCTTCCCGCATTTTGCGTGCAACATCCTTTATTGTTGCATTAGGGTCTATAGTTACTGGAGGAGAGGTCATAACGTCGCGTGCACGTAGCGGGATACGCCTACGGCGAAGGAGGAGTATCACGGATGCCACCCTCCACTAGATTCTTGTATATTGTTGCTGCACGGTAAAATTGGTATCCACGACGTTCAATAGTGGCATAAGTATACCATGCCTGGACAATAGCGGAAGGGGCGAGCCCGGGGGGCTTCTAGCTAGCACCTACCGGCGTTAGCATCCTATGTCCTGGCAGCTGGTATAGCGTAACAAGACGCGGCCCCTAGCAGAATGTGCCTAGGCGAAACTATGTAGCGAGAACGGCGAGGACTAGGGCTTACGTGCACTGAGTATAGGTGGGTTAAAAACGCGTAGAACCGGATTAGAAGGGTGTTATGAAGTCCTCGGGCTTCGGCGGCTCTGGTGGTAGGCCCTTCCTCTCGCGTATCTTCTTCACTAGGTCCATGAGCATGTTGTCAGGTACTGGCGCCCAGCGGCTGAACTCAGTGCCCCAGAAGGCTCTGCCCTGGGTGGCGCTTCTTAGCTCGGCGGCGAGGTCGAAGCTCTCTGCTACTGGCAGCTCGGCTATTATCCTCATCATGACGCCGTACTCCTTCATGTCTAGTATCTTGCCGCGCTTCCTGGATATCACCGCTATCACGTTGCTGACGTACTCCTGCGGCACACGTATGTCGAGCTTCTGGAGAGGCTCTAGCAGCGTCGGCTTCGAGGTCAGCATGGCCGCGTATATGGCGTTGCGGACTGCCGGGTAGATCTGCGCTGGGCCGCGGTGGGCTGGGTCCTCGTGTATCACGGCGTCGTGTAGTATTATCTTGAGGCCTCTCACAGGCTCCTTGGCTAGTGGGCCCTCCTTCATTGCTAGGCGGAAGCCCTGGATTATGGTGTCCTTGACCTCGCGTAGGTGCTGTACACCTGTCGTCTTGTCTATGAACACGTTTATGTTCTCGTCGATCGCCCATATCCTCTTGGCCTCGTCGTAGTCCCAGCCAGCCTTCTCCTTGAGTATCTTGGCCCTCTCGTATACGTCCTGGCCCTCCGTTATCTCGCCATTCTGTATCAGCTTTATAGTCTCCTCGTCTAGCGGCTCCACGCTTATGTAGAGCTTGTTGTGCTTGTTCGGGCTCTTGCCCTCGAACACCTGGCTCTTCGCGCGCACAGTCTCGCGGTAGACTACTATTGGTGGGCTCGTCTTCACCTCAAGACCGAAGGTCTCCTTGAGCCACCATACTGCTATCTCTATGTGTAGTGGGCCCATACCGCTTAGCAGGTACTCGCCGGTCTCCTGGTTGATCTTAACCTGTATAGTCGGGTCCTCTATGCTTAGCTTGTAGAGCGCGTCTATCAGCTTAGGCAGGTCCTTGGGATTCTTCGGCTCTATCGCCACCGTCACTACTGGCTCGGACACGTAGTGTAGCCTCTCGAATGGCGGTACCTTATCCTTGAGGCTCACTGCTACAGCTGTCTCGCCTGCGCGCGCGTCTTCGAGGCCTAGCGCGGCCGCTATGTTTCCGGCGGGTATCTCGTCCACGACCTCGCGGTCGGGACCCATGTAAATGCTTACCTGTAGCACCTTAGCACTCTTCCCGGCGTTGACTAGCCATACCTCGTCGCCCTGGCGCAGTGTGCCGCTGAAGATACGGCCGGTGGCTACTAGGCGGCGTATCTTGGGGTCAACCCTCATGAAGGATATAGCGTATACTAGTGGACCGTTGGGGTCCGCCTCGAGCATCGCCTTGCCTACTTCACTGTTTATGTCGCCCTTCCATATCTTGGGTATACGGTACTTCTGTGCCTCACGCGGGTTAGGTATGAACTTGACTACCGCGTCTAGCAGGGACTCATGCAGCGGTGCTACCTTTGTGGCGAACTCCTCTACTGCCTCCTTGCCCTTGTTGTAGGCGTCGATTATGTCACTGAACTTTATGCCACGCTTCTGGGCTAGGGGTATGCTTATGCCCCACTTGTCGCGCGCGCTACCGAATATCACCATACCGCTCATCGGGTCTAGCTGCCACTTCTTCTTGAACTCGGGGTCAGCGTAGAGGCTTATCAGGTGGTTTACCTCCTTGATTATCTCTACGAACCTCTGCTGTATCTGCTGGGGCGTGTACTTTAGCTCCTTTATGAGCCTGTCAACCTTGTTTATGAAGAGTATGGGGCGTACACGCTCCTCGAGGCTCTGACGCAGCACTGTCTCCGTCTGGGGCATCACACCCTCGACAGCGTCTACGACGACTATGGAGCCGTCCATCATTCGGAGGCTCCTTGTCACGTGGCCGGAGAAGTCTACGTGGCCTGGCGTGTCTACTAGGTTGATTACGTAGGGCTTGCCCTGGTACTCGTGGTAGAGGCTAATGTTTGCAGACTTGACTGTTATACCGCGCTGCTGCTCCACCTTAAGGTAGTCTAGGGCGAGCGCCTCGCCAGCAATGCGCTGGGATATCATACCCGCTGCCGCGAGCAGCGAGTCGCTTGTCGTGGTCTTACCGTGGTCCACGTGTGCCACGATACCGATGTTTCTTATCTGCTCCACGTTCCTCATTATCTTCAGGATTTCGTCTACATGCTTGACACGCATAGCTTACCCTACCCGGGGAAGGGGTCCGGAGCAGCCTCCGGGTTATAAGCCCACTGAGTATAGTCGCCAGCCCTAGGAGTCCCTGCTGGCACGTGTCGCCCCAGAGCCGGCGGGCAGTATGGCTACAGAAGCGTGCATAGTATTATACTATAGTATTATGCAAGGTACAGTAGAAGAGAAGGAGTAAGGAGTAGGAGCGCGTAGCCTCTATCATGCTACCTCCATTATCTAATATGTCTACTTGTCTGGTTGCTGCTTCCTGGGTGGCTTGTAGGGCGCGTGGAGCACACGGTAGATGCGTTGTGCTCTCTCATAGCCTAGAACACGTTCAAGCTCTACTACGGAGGCCCTACATATGGCGCCGATGCTGCCAAACTTCTCGAGCAGCTTCTCCGCGAGCCTGGGACCTATGCCTGGGAGACTCTGGACAACGTATAGCTGTTGCATCCAGAGCTTGTCTAGCCGAGGCTTCCTATGCACAACTACGCTGCGCTGGCTCCCGTACTGCTCACGACACGCTATACTGTATATCATCCTGGCTGTCTCGCGCTGGTTGAGGCTCCACAGCACACGAACACCATAGTCTATAGTGATGGACGACAGAGCCATGCGGACTTGCTGGCCGCGAGTAGTATAGCTGTCGAGTTTACCCGGGTCGCCTTCAACCAGGATTACCGGGATATCGTAGTGCTCGCTGAGCCGCCTTACCTGGTCGAATAGCCGGCCATCGAACAAGCTCTCTGCAAGGTCGTATACGGTCTTACGCTCTATGGCTACACGGTCAGACACTATATAGTCGCCGACACCAGCCATAGTGTATATCACGGCTGCACCTAGCTCCGCGAGAGCCTCGGGGACGCCACTACCCCGCTCCCTCTCGTCAACGTAGACTCTTGGCCGCCTGCATTCAGCCAATGTGCCTGCCCTCGCCTAGGGGCTCACCACGTGTGGAGTGCACTAGAGGCTGACGCCGCCACGGAGTGATGAGAGTCCGGCGCACCGAACACTTCAGCAAAAATCTCTTGATTTGCGCACTAGACTACTCCGAGGAGCCGCTCATACCAGTGTAGAGGCACTAGATTTAGGTCTCCGAGGCTGCTGGAGGCCACGGGGCGTCTCCCAGCACTAGGCCGGGGTGGATAGGTCCATGGCCAAGACCAGCGGCAAGAAGAAGGAGCCGGTAGGCGGTTCTAAGAAGGAGCTCGTTATAGTCTCTAGGCCCGCTGTTACACGAGACCAGGTAGAGCGCGATGAGAGGAAGAAGCGTCTTCTACTGATACTCAAGGCAATGGAGGACCAGGGTGGTATATACGAGAGGAGTCTCGCACACCTAGTATACTGGCTCCAGAACGAGAAGGGGATAGACCTAGGCTACAACTTCTTCATGGTAGGCGACGTACCCACTTCAAAGGAGCTCCACGAGGACATAATTGCTCTCCTCTACGTCGGCTACGCCGAGACCGACCCGAAGACAAAGAAGCTACGCCTCACCAACGACGGCAAGGAGTTCCTAGAAAAGAAGGGCATAGACCAGGAGTTCTTCGAGAAACTACGCGCGGCTGTAGAGGAGCTAAAGCCGAAGATAGCTGCGCTTGATGCGCAGATAGAGCTTACAACGATGCTCTCGAGGCCGAGAGCCCCTCGGCGCCGCAGGTTCTTCTAACACCCCGACACACACTACCATCTACGCGCACACGCAGCTTGGCCACCAACCGGTTTTTCGACGATAACACATGCCGGGGAAGCCGTCTACAAAAATTCTTCCAAAGACAAGACAGAGCAAAAGCTCTAAACCGACTCCCCCTGCCGTACTGCTACTCCTTACTACCTTACATTACTCGGGTGCGGGGGTCAGGGACCCCGGCGACGCCGCAGAGCTGCGGAGAATTGGATGAGCCGGGTGACGAATTGCACGCCGCCCACCACTATCTTTGCTTGTGGTACAGGGGTGCCCAGCTACCTCGGCCTTAGTCCTGCGATAAAGAAGCCCTGTGTGCCGTGTACGTGTGGTAGTAGTCTACGTACGCGTTCACGGAACGTGTACGGCTTGTAGCCTGGCGATCCGGGTATCCTCGGGTCTTCCAGCTCTAGCTTACTGTAGAGTTCAGATATGTGTTCTTCTCCCTCGAATGGAAGTATACTGCACACCGCGTATACTATGTAGCTGCTTCTGTACGCTAGTGCTTTTCCTAGCATTTCGCGCTGCAGCGCGGGGAACCGGCGGACCCATGCGGGGTCTTCTAGATGCATCTTTATCGCCGGATCCTTGCCCATGGCCCCGCTGCTGGTACACGGTGCGTCAAGCATCACCTTGTCCGGGGTCACCCGTAGCTGCAGCTCACGGGAATCCGCGTGGACTAGCTCTACGCGGCTCATGTCTACGCCGTAGAGCTTGAGGAGGCGTTTTGTGCGCTTTAGCCGCTCCCAGGAGACGTCTACGGCTACTATTCTGGCTCTGTTATCGGTTAGCTGCATTATTAGCGCGTCCTTTACGCCTGGAGCTGCTGCCAGGTCAAGTATAGTGTCGCCGGGCTCTGGATGGAGCGCCTCCACGACGAGCGCTGAGGCCTTGTCCTGGAAGACTATCTCGCCCCGCCACATCTCGTCTAGATGGTGTAGGGGCTCGCTGAAGTCCACTACCTCTAGCATGTAGGGGAGGTCTGGATCGCGGCGGACCACTACGCCTTTCTCTAGGAGCCGCTCCGCCACCGTGTCCACGTCAGTCTTTAGCGTGTTTACGCGTATCCACCATTTCTCCTCGTTGAGTGCTGCCAGCAGCTTCTCTGTCTCATGACGCCCAAGCAGCTCTAGGAATACCTCGACGAACCACTGTGGAAACGAGTAGGTTACTGAGAGCCTTTCCGCCGTATCCTCAACACCGTCTAGCAGCTCTTCTACCGTCTCTATGCGGCGCGGCAGGCTCTTCACAAGCTTACGCCTCAGGCGCTCAACACTGTCGATGTACTGCGCTAGGTGCTCGGATTCGAGGCCCCTCAGCAGGAGCCAGAGCCTGGCCATACGCCGGGCACTCCCGCGGCTCCCATAGATCCTTTGCTCGGCGTAACGGAGCAGATAGTAGTCCGACACAATGTCGTGCGAGACCCTATAGAGCACCTTAAGCGGCACGTAGCGTGCAGCCTTCTTGTACTCGCGCAGAGCGGCCTGGAACGCCCTGTCATGACTAACGTGCTTCGTCATTACTATGTGGAGCACTTTCGCGCTAAAGTCTATGAGGCTTCTAGCAACCTTGTCCATTGATACGCGCTACACCTCCGCCCTGGTACACCCGGCTCCGGACGGACTAGCAGGGGACCCCTGCAGGAAACCTCTGCGATGCGGGCTAATCTGGCTCCCACCAGCCTACGGTAATTAAAAGGGCTGGTCAGCGTATCGGGCTCTACTCGGTCGTGATGATAGGTGGGCTTACCAGAGCCCTTCGCCAGGCCAAGGGGCTGTGAAGAGTGTGGCCGTATCTGAGCCAGAGCAAGCACCACTTCCCACGCGGCTGCTCCTGCCAGCTATCGCTTCCCATTGACGTGTCCTCTGCTTCCGGGAAGGAAGTCTAGGAGTGTCCTCTGCCGGGGGTTCTTGGGCTTGCTTTCGGTGTTCTTCGCCCTGTACCACCTGGGGGCAATCCGCTTCAGTGTTAACCAAGAGCGCCTCACGAACCATGGAGGCGTGTCCGGTGAGCGGCGATACGCCTCTCTAATCCATTCAAGCGTGCCTGGGTCGGTTGGATACCCGGAGCCGCGAACACCGTAGGCTTTCCGCAGCTTCTCTATTTCCTCGTCGCGCACGACCTTGGCTATGATACTGGCCGCTGATACTGGTATGTACCGCGTATCGGCTTTCGGCTCGGCTACTACTGCTCCTCTGAGGCCTGTTAGCCGCTTTACCCCGGCGGCCATCTTCTTAGCCGGGCCCACAGCGTCCATATAGACGGCTTCTGGCTCGCCGTAGAGGCTCTTTACACGCTGTACTATGTACGCTATTGTTTCTATCTCGAGTTTGTTTAGGTTCACAGCGTCTATGAGTGCTGGCGGCACCTTGACTATTACTGCGTGCTTTACGAGCCTCATTATCTCATGGAACAGCTCTCTGCGCTGGCTCGGCGTTAGGTCCTTGCTATCGCGTACGCCTAGCTCTGCAAGCTCCTTTGCAGCCTTGGGCTCGATAGCTACTCCTGCTATTACCATTGGGCCTATTATTGGGCCTCGTCCCGCCTCGTCTATCCCTACTAATAATCCTCGCCGGGGCTGGGACACTGCTGATAGCACCCTAGCGTGCTATGTGCCGTCCCCTGCTACGGGCCGCACTCGTAGCCATAGTTGTTGCCGTATGCTATGCAAGCCGCCTCTTCGGGGTCTACAAGGCTTATGCCTGCCAGCCTGTAGCCGCGTAGCATGAGTGCTCGCCTAATGGGCTCTTCCGAGTTCCTTGCCTCAGGCCAGCACTCGTCATCGCGTAGTAGAAGCCTACATCCAAGGAGTACCTCCGCGTCACCATCCTCGCTGACTATAGCTATTGTTCTGACTGCGCCCGTCTTCATATGGTCTAGGCTCTCCGCAGCCTCGACCAGGCTCATGCAATGGTCCCGGGGGGTAGAATGCATGCCAGAGGCTACATAGCTGTATAGCTCTCTGATGCAGGTGTTCTCTAGGCCCAGCTGGACTGCGAGATCTATAGCGTGCTCCAAGACTGATGCCGCGTAGGCGTCCCCTCCGGTGAACGCGTCACCGATGCGGCCCGCCGACTCTTTGTCTAGGTCTATCCCGGCCTCGCTCATCTTGGCTAGGTGTACGAGAGACCGTAGGTGAAGCGGGCTTTGTAGAC
The window above is part of the Pyrodictium abyssi genome. Proteins encoded here:
- the rnhB gene encoding ribonuclease HII, which codes for MSQPRRGLLVGIDEAGRGPIIGPMVIAGVAIEPKAAKELAELGVRDSKDLTPSQRRELFHEIMRLVKHAVIVKVPPALIDAVNLNKLEIETIAYIVQRVKSLYGEPEAVYMDAVGPAKKMAAGVKRLTGLRGAVVAEPKADTRYIPVSAASIIAKVVRDEEIEKLRKAYGVRGSGYPTDPGTLEWIREAYRRSPDTPPWFVRRSWLTLKRIAPRWYRAKNTESKPKNPRQRTLLDFLPGSRGHVNGKR
- a CDS encoding elongation factor EF-2 gives rise to the protein MRVKHVDEILKIMRNVEQIRNIGIVAHVDHGKTTTSDSLLAAAGMISQRIAGEALALDYLKVEQQRGITVKSANISLYHEYQGKPYVINLVDTPGHVDFSGHVTRSLRMMDGSIVVVDAVEGVMPQTETVLRQSLEERVRPILFINKVDRLIKELKYTPQQIQQRFVEIIKEVNHLISLYADPEFKKKWQLDPMSGMVIFGSARDKWGISIPLAQKRGIKFSDIIDAYNKGKEAVEEFATKVAPLHESLLDAVVKFIPNPREAQKYRIPKIWKGDINSEVGKAMLEADPNGPLVYAISFMRVDPKIRRLVATGRIFSGTLRQGDEVWLVNAGKSAKVLQVSIYMGPDREVVDEIPAGNIAAALGLEDARAGETAVAVSLKDKVPPFERLHYVSEPVVTVAIEPKNPKDLPKLIDALYKLSIEDPTIQVKINQETGEYLLSGMGPLHIEIAVWWLKETFGLEVKTSPPIVVYRETVRAKSQVFEGKSPNKHNKLYISVEPLDEETIKLIQNGEITEGQDVYERAKILKEKAGWDYDEAKRIWAIDENINVFIDKTTGVQHLREVKDTIIQGFRLAMKEGPLAKEPVRGLKIILHDAVIHEDPAHRGPAQIYPAVRNAIYAAMLTSKPTLLEPLQKLDIRVPQEYVSNVIAVISRKRGKILDMKEYGVMMRIIAELPVAESFDLAAELRSATQGRAFWGTEFSRWAPVPDNMLMDLVKKIRERKGLPPEPPKPEDFITPF
- a CDS encoding ERCC4 domain-containing protein, which encodes MAECRRPRVYVDERERGSGVPEALAELGAAVIYTMAGVGDYIVSDRVAIERKTVYDLAESLFDGRLFDQVRRLSEHYDIPVILVEGDPGKLDSYTTRGQQVRMALSSITIDYGVRVLWSLNQRETARMIYSIACREQYGSQRSVVVHRKPRLDKLWMQQLYVVQSLPGIGPRLAEKLLEKFGSIGAICRASVVELERVLGYERAQRIYRVLHAPYKPPRKQQPDK
- a CDS encoding RsmB/NOP family class I SAM-dependent RNA methyltransferase yields the protein MDKVARSLIDFSAKVLHIVMTKHVSHDRAFQAALREYKKAARYVPLKVLYRVSHDIVSDYYLLRYAEQRIYGSRGSARRMARLWLLLRGLESEHLAQYIDSVERLRRKLVKSLPRRIETVEELLDGVEDTAERLSVTYSFPQWFVEVFLELLGRHETEKLLAALNEEKWWIRVNTLKTDVDTVAERLLEKGVVVRRDPDLPYMLEVVDFSEPLHHLDEMWRGEIVFQDKASALVVEALHPEPGDTILDLAAAPGVKDALIMQLTDNRARIVAVDVSWERLKRTKRLLKLYGVDMSRVELVHADSRELQLRVTPDKVMLDAPCTSSGAMGKDPAIKMHLEDPAWVRRFPALQREMLGKALAYRSSYIVYAVCSILPFEGEEHISELYSKLELEDPRIPGSPGYKPYTFRERVRRLLPHVHGTQGFFIAGLRPR